From Pseudothermotoga thermarum DSM 5069, a single genomic window includes:
- a CDS encoding ABC transporter substrate-binding protein — protein sequence MKKFFVLTLIVITSITIIAANVLIPVGPTVFAFVGLLEGKITSEIPLKIDFWRSLDQVNAQLIAGTADVVVLPVSIGASLYSKGLGLKLGGVFLWGGFYIVSKEPLSSVDQLSSKEIYTPQGKGQTGDILIRMLISKYNLQNVSIKYLAQTEIVPLMSAGKASIAVLPEPFVTMALKSAGAQIAFDLQKLWFEMTELSEEVPITGIFISTKVEPSQAVKILQAISSSLKYALENKNEACQLSAKYLGGIGQDVLLQSLSRTKYEYRSAKESKQAVLTYLKIVTEIEPSVLGKLPDDDFFAY from the coding sequence ATGAAAAAGTTTTTTGTGCTGACTTTGATAGTTATAACTTCAATAACTATAATAGCTGCGAATGTTTTGATACCAGTTGGACCTACAGTATTTGCCTTTGTTGGGTTGCTTGAAGGAAAAATTACAAGTGAAATTCCTTTGAAAATTGATTTTTGGAGAAGCCTTGATCAAGTGAACGCACAGTTGATTGCCGGAACAGCTGATGTTGTGGTTCTTCCGGTTTCAATAGGAGCTTCTTTGTACTCAAAAGGTTTAGGCTTAAAACTTGGTGGGGTTTTCCTTTGGGGAGGATTTTACATCGTTAGCAAGGAACCTTTGTCATCTGTAGATCAGCTTTCAAGCAAAGAAATCTACACACCGCAAGGAAAAGGTCAAACAGGTGATATATTGATTCGCATGCTCATTAGTAAGTATAACTTGCAAAACGTATCGATAAAATACCTTGCTCAAACGGAAATAGTTCCTTTGATGAGTGCAGGGAAAGCCTCAATAGCAGTGTTACCAGAACCTTTTGTGACAATGGCTTTAAAATCAGCAGGTGCACAGATAGCTTTTGATTTGCAGAAACTTTGGTTCGAAATGACAGAGCTAAGCGAAGAAGTTCCGATAACTGGAATTTTCATCAGTACAAAAGTTGAGCCTTCGCAAGCAGTGAAGATTTTGCAAGCTATATCAAGTTCTTTGAAATATGCGCTTGAAAACAAGAATGAAGCTTGTCAACTTTCAGCTAAATACCTTGGTGGTATTGGACAAGACGTCCTTTTACAGTCTTTGTCAAGGACAAAATATGAATATCGTTCTGCAAAGGAATCAAAACAAGCTGTTTTGACTTATCTTAAGATAGTAACAGAGATAGAACCATCTGTTCTTGGTAAACTTCCCGATGACGACTTTTTTGCGTATTAA
- a CDS encoding ABC transporter permease, translating into MLFNTFAKAILSLSLALLVGTLLGFLMGIFNWFNLMFKPLAMVLRSVPIVSWLSTVLFLWGIGWRSVVFIVFMTLLPQIMFNVAEGVRTIDVKLVEMAKVYNVPKRKVFKTIYMGSLVPFLVSAINVSIGTMWKSAIVAEYLLGGTGLGVRIQEAKFFINTPRVFALTLSAVFVGLGLEFVFSWLWEKKLYGKSG; encoded by the coding sequence TTGCTGTTCAATACTTTTGCGAAGGCAATTTTAAGTCTTTCGTTGGCTTTACTGGTTGGCACACTTTTGGGTTTTCTGATGGGAATTTTCAACTGGTTCAACCTTATGTTCAAACCACTTGCCATGGTTTTAAGGTCAGTTCCAATCGTTTCTTGGCTTTCGACGGTATTGTTTCTATGGGGAATTGGATGGCGCAGCGTTGTTTTTATCGTTTTCATGACACTGTTGCCGCAGATTATGTTCAACGTTGCTGAAGGAGTAAGAACAATCGATGTAAAGCTGGTGGAAATGGCGAAAGTTTACAATGTTCCAAAAAGGAAGGTTTTCAAAACGATCTACATGGGCTCGTTAGTGCCTTTCTTGGTATCGGCAATCAACGTCAGCATAGGTACAATGTGGAAATCTGCCATTGTTGCAGAGTACTTACTCGGTGGAACTGGACTTGGTGTTCGAATCCAAGAAGCGAAGTTTTTCATCAACACTCCGAGGGTTTTTGCATTAACTTTGAGCGCAGTTTTTGTGGGACTTGGGTTGGAATTTGTTTTCTCATGGCTTTGGGAGAAAAAGTTGTATGGAAAAAGTGGTTAG
- a CDS encoding ABC transporter ATP-binding protein, which yields MEKVVSLINVSKSFGKLKVLENVNLTIRSKDAIAVVGKSGCGKTTLLRLIAGLETPTTGYIERNYSKLGYVFQEDRLIAWKTVYENLAFVCEDEVKIREVLDLVKLKDFAFYKPHQLSGGMRQRVNLARALVYQPQLLLLDEPFQSLDLLTKVSLVEELSDIFKKLDVTYIIVTHDVRESVTLARKIYVLAGSPATIVDEIEVEKDTNFLDVEQRICSIIAKYENQSLL from the coding sequence ATGGAAAAAGTGGTTAGTTTGATAAATGTTTCAAAGAGTTTTGGAAAATTAAAGGTACTTGAAAACGTCAATTTGACCATACGCAGTAAAGATGCTATTGCCGTGGTCGGAAAATCCGGTTGCGGCAAGACTACTCTTTTAAGGTTAATAGCCGGTCTTGAAACTCCGACGACTGGATACATAGAGAGAAACTATTCGAAGCTTGGATACGTTTTTCAAGAAGACCGCTTGATAGCCTGGAAAACAGTTTACGAAAACCTGGCTTTTGTCTGCGAAGATGAGGTGAAAATAAGGGAAGTCCTTGATTTAGTCAAGCTAAAGGATTTTGCCTTTTATAAGCCACACCAACTCAGCGGGGGAATGAGACAAAGAGTTAATCTTGCCAGGGCTTTGGTTTATCAACCGCAGCTTTTACTGCTGGACGAACCATTTCAAAGTTTGGACCTTTTGACAAAGGTGAGTCTTGTTGAAGAACTTTCGGATATTTTCAAAAAACTTGATGTTACCTATATCATCGTTACTCATGATGTTAGAGAATCCGTTACCCTTGCAAGGAAGATATACGTTCTTGCCGGATCACCTGCAACGATTGTGGATGAAATAGAGGTAGAAAAAGATACCAATTTTCTCGACGTGGAACAACGAATCTGTTCAATCATAGCAAAGTACGAAAATCAATCACTCTTGTGA
- a CDS encoding redox-sensing transcriptional repressor Rex, translating to MTLLKNLRGVAMIYIPYVVLERLKEYRKILLNLDCEYVTSEEIAKLAGVSSDLVRRDFMYLKINGQKKKGYNRIALLTELDETFAVKRNLNIIVVGGNRLGQALVTYDGFSSCGVRVVAIFDNNPENAGKFVEDLVILSLEPDILRRVIKRFSVSIAAVCVLPKDAQRVVDLLVENGIVGIWNFTPVKLAVPENVIVVDADLTSSLLMLKRLVDTKVFQKSEASNAYTSQE from the coding sequence GTGACTTTGTTGAAAAATCTGAGAGGTGTTGCTATGATTTACATACCATACGTCGTTTTGGAAAGACTTAAAGAATATCGAAAAATATTGCTCAATTTAGACTGTGAATACGTTACATCAGAAGAGATAGCAAAGCTTGCAGGCGTCAGCAGCGATCTTGTAAGACGCGATTTCATGTATTTGAAGATAAATGGGCAAAAGAAAAAAGGATACAACAGAATTGCTCTTCTTACAGAGTTGGACGAAACTTTTGCTGTGAAAAGAAACCTGAACATAATAGTCGTTGGAGGAAACAGATTAGGTCAAGCTCTTGTTACTTATGATGGTTTTTCATCCTGTGGTGTGAGAGTGGTTGCTATATTTGACAACAATCCTGAAAATGCTGGAAAATTCGTTGAAGATCTAGTGATTTTGAGCTTAGAACCAGATATACTAAGGAGGGTTATTAAACGATTTTCCGTTTCAATTGCTGCGGTGTGCGTCTTGCCGAAGGATGCCCAAAGAGTAGTCGATTTACTCGTTGAAAATGGAATAGTCGGTATATGGAACTTTACGCCCGTTAAACTAGCTGTACCGGAGAACGTAATAGTTGTCGATGCAGATTTGACAAGTTCTTTGCTGATGTTGAAAAGACTGGTTGATACTAAGGTTTTCCAAAAATCAGAAGCATCGAATGCGTATACTTCACAAGAGTGA
- a CDS encoding [Fe-Fe] hydrogenase large subunit C-terminal domain-containing protein, with protein sequence MKIIVNGKEITVNNNARNLLEALREVGIEIPNLCYLSEASIFGACRMCLVEVDGNIVTACTTPLKEGMVVKTHTPEIYELRRAILELLLASHNRDCTTCERNGNCKLQKYAEEFGIREVRFEKLSKNNIIDYSSPIIRDNSKCILCGDCVRACEEIQGVAAIDFAYRGFEAQVVPAFEEKLANTECVFCGQCAAYCPTGALTFRNDVEKVYKALKEGKYVIGMIAPAVRSAIQEEFDLGDDYVTAGRLVSILKMVGFKKVFDVSFAADLVAYEEAHEFLERIEKGEKLPLFTSCCPAWVKFAEQFYPEYLSHISSVKSPQQALGTVIKKYYAKEIGVRLEDICLVSIMPCTAKKFEAEREEHAGIVDVVLTTRELALFIKSTGINIKTVEPMPFDRPYGLSSQGGISFGKVGGVLGSVVSVIESKGIVKNVTQQQLEKFVALTTVELNDGRKIYGIAVSGLGNTKKVIEKIKNEELKADIVEVMACSYGCIGGGGQPYPNDSRVREHRAKLHKAIVGTDVLISPTENYHMLELYNKYFEKPLSHEAHETLHTTYRHRKRVTETEIDILPLPLEEDEKISVKVCLGTSCYMKGSYDLLNTLISLADKEEWAKNLEIKGTFCFENCGKAPNVMVEDILIGEANLNKVIEAVKQIAKTKKQTV encoded by the coding sequence ATGAAAATAATTGTCAATGGAAAAGAAATAACTGTCAACAACAACGCAAGAAACTTATTGGAAGCTTTGAGAGAAGTTGGAATTGAAATACCAAATTTGTGCTATCTTTCTGAAGCTTCGATCTTTGGCGCCTGCAGAATGTGCTTGGTTGAAGTGGATGGCAACATAGTCACGGCTTGTACAACTCCTTTGAAAGAGGGAATGGTTGTAAAAACTCACACTCCCGAAATTTATGAACTAAGAAGAGCCATACTTGAACTTTTGCTTGCCTCGCACAACAGAGATTGTACAACTTGTGAAAGAAACGGAAATTGCAAACTTCAAAAGTACGCTGAAGAATTTGGCATAAGAGAAGTTAGGTTTGAAAAACTTTCTAAAAACAACATCATCGATTATTCTTCACCGATAATCAGAGACAACTCAAAGTGCATACTGTGCGGCGACTGTGTGAGAGCATGCGAAGAAATTCAAGGAGTTGCTGCAATTGATTTTGCCTACAGAGGTTTTGAAGCACAAGTTGTCCCAGCTTTTGAAGAAAAGCTTGCAAACACCGAGTGTGTTTTTTGCGGGCAGTGCGCAGCCTACTGTCCAACAGGAGCTTTGACGTTCAGAAATGACGTTGAAAAAGTCTACAAAGCACTCAAAGAAGGTAAATACGTAATTGGCATGATAGCACCAGCCGTAAGGTCAGCCATTCAAGAAGAATTTGATCTCGGCGATGATTACGTGACAGCGGGCAGATTGGTATCGATCCTTAAAATGGTCGGATTCAAAAAGGTGTTTGATGTGTCCTTTGCGGCAGACCTTGTTGCCTACGAGGAAGCACACGAGTTTCTTGAAAGAATTGAAAAAGGCGAGAAACTTCCGCTGTTTACGTCTTGTTGCCCCGCTTGGGTGAAATTTGCCGAGCAATTTTACCCAGAGTACTTGAGTCACATTTCAAGTGTGAAATCGCCGCAGCAAGCTCTTGGAACAGTCATCAAGAAATACTATGCAAAAGAAATCGGTGTAAGACTGGAAGATATCTGCTTGGTTTCCATAATGCCATGTACAGCCAAAAAATTCGAAGCGGAGAGAGAAGAACACGCAGGTATAGTTGACGTTGTTCTTACAACAAGAGAACTTGCGCTTTTCATAAAGTCAACTGGGATAAACATCAAAACAGTTGAACCGATGCCGTTCGATAGACCATACGGCTTGTCCTCCCAGGGTGGAATAAGCTTTGGAAAAGTCGGTGGCGTTCTTGGAAGTGTCGTGAGTGTTATCGAAAGCAAAGGAATCGTCAAAAACGTCACGCAGCAACAACTCGAAAAATTCGTAGCTTTGACAACCGTTGAACTCAACGATGGCAGAAAAATCTATGGAATAGCTGTCTCGGGCCTTGGAAACACAAAGAAAGTTATTGAAAAGATCAAAAACGAAGAACTAAAAGCGGATATAGTGGAAGTTATGGCTTGCAGCTACGGTTGTATAGGCGGCGGTGGACAACCTTATCCAAACGATTCAAGGGTAAGAGAACACAGAGCAAAATTGCACAAAGCCATAGTGGGTACCGATGTTTTGATATCCCCAACGGAGAACTATCACATGCTAGAACTTTACAACAAATATTTCGAAAAACCGCTAAGTCACGAAGCACATGAAACGCTGCACACAACTTACAGACATAGAAAAAGGGTAACGGAAACGGAAATAGACATATTACCGCTTCCACTGGAAGAAGATGAAAAAATATCGGTTAAAGTTTGTCTTGGAACTTCTTGTTACATGAAAGGTTCTTACGATCTTTTGAACACTCTCATATCTTTGGCAGACAAAGAAGAGTGGGCGAAAAACCTTGAAATCAAAGGAACATTCTGTTTCGAAAACTGCGGAAAAGCTCCAAATGTGATGGTAGAAGATATTCTCATCGGTGAAGCCAACCTGAACAAAGTCATCGAAGCTGTAAAACAAATTGCCAAAACCAAAAAGCAAACGGTGTGA
- a CDS encoding NADH-ubiquinone oxidoreductase-F iron-sulfur binding region domain-containing protein produces the protein MFKSPAELLARIEELKRIREEKLQRPSVYVCVGTGCTANGSRKVYEKFLQVIGEKNLNVKVVKDEHEDVRKTGCCGLCSLGPLVKIMPEGYVYSRVKVEDVEEIVEKTLVNKEIVERLLITDPITGKKVQRLEDATFFKNQTFYIMEAIGTSECESIEDYMARGGYSSLAKVLSSMSRENVIDTIKKSGLRGRGGGGFPTGLKWEYVYNAKGEKKFIVCNADEGDPGAFMNRTLLERDPHLVLEGMIIAAYAVGAQKGYAYIRAEYPIAVQMFNKAIEDARRLGLLGENILGTGFSFDLEVKEGAGAFVCGEETALLASVEGKRGVPRPRPPYPAISGLRGYPTLINNVETYGNVPRIIRDGVEKYRRNGVENSPGTKMFSVTGPLKLTGIIEVPFGTTLRHIVHNICGGTSNGLRLKAVQIGGPSGACLPEEFFDLPLDYDTLKSVDAMVGSGGIVAITEDRCMVEVARFFLDFTRRESCGKCVPCREGTMQAYQILEKFTQGKAGYKDLENLSVLARVIKTASLCGLGKTAPNPILSTLKYFKDEYIAHIEGKCPSGMCVAFRKYVIKPELCKSCGLCARSCPQGAISGERGKPYVIDQEKCIKCGVCVTKCKFKAIELVS, from the coding sequence ATGTTTAAGAGTCCTGCCGAACTTCTTGCTAGGATTGAGGAACTTAAAAGAATAAGGGAAGAAAAACTTCAAAGACCATCTGTCTACGTCTGCGTTGGTACAGGTTGTACTGCAAACGGTTCTAGAAAGGTCTACGAAAAATTCCTTCAAGTTATAGGGGAAAAGAACCTCAACGTAAAGGTCGTTAAAGATGAACACGAGGATGTCAGAAAAACTGGCTGCTGCGGGCTATGCTCACTTGGTCCACTTGTGAAGATAATGCCCGAAGGATACGTGTATTCTCGTGTGAAAGTGGAAGACGTCGAAGAGATCGTCGAAAAAACCCTTGTTAACAAAGAAATAGTTGAAAGACTTTTGATCACCGATCCGATAACTGGAAAAAAGGTACAAAGACTGGAGGATGCCACGTTCTTTAAAAACCAAACATTCTACATAATGGAAGCTATAGGAACAAGTGAATGCGAAAGTATCGAGGACTACATGGCAAGGGGTGGATATTCCTCGCTTGCCAAAGTGCTCTCTTCCATGAGCAGAGAAAATGTAATCGATACAATAAAGAAAAGTGGTTTGAGAGGTAGGGGTGGCGGAGGTTTTCCGACTGGCTTAAAGTGGGAATACGTTTACAACGCCAAAGGAGAAAAGAAATTCATCGTGTGCAACGCCGACGAAGGCGATCCAGGAGCATTCATGAACAGAACCCTTCTTGAAAGAGATCCGCACCTTGTCCTTGAAGGCATGATCATAGCAGCTTACGCAGTCGGTGCTCAAAAGGGCTACGCATACATAAGGGCAGAGTATCCAATAGCCGTTCAAATGTTCAACAAAGCCATTGAAGATGCACGAAGGCTCGGGCTTCTTGGTGAAAACATTCTTGGTACAGGTTTTTCATTTGACCTTGAAGTGAAAGAAGGTGCTGGAGCCTTTGTCTGTGGTGAAGAAACAGCTTTGCTTGCATCTGTTGAAGGTAAAAGAGGCGTTCCAAGACCAAGACCTCCATATCCTGCAATTTCAGGTTTGCGGGGTTATCCAACGTTGATAAACAACGTTGAAACCTATGGAAATGTTCCAAGGATAATAAGAGATGGTGTTGAAAAATACAGAAGAAACGGGGTTGAAAATTCACCTGGAACCAAGATGTTCTCAGTAACTGGTCCTTTGAAGCTCACGGGAATCATCGAGGTTCCATTTGGAACGACCTTAAGACACATCGTACACAACATATGCGGTGGAACATCCAACGGTCTCAGGCTCAAAGCTGTACAAATCGGAGGACCATCCGGTGCTTGTCTACCGGAAGAATTCTTCGATCTACCCCTGGATTACGACACTTTGAAATCCGTTGATGCCATGGTTGGTTCGGGTGGTATCGTAGCCATAACAGAAGATAGATGTATGGTCGAGGTTGCAAGGTTCTTCCTAGATTTCACAAGAAGAGAATCCTGTGGTAAATGCGTACCTTGCCGTGAAGGTACAATGCAGGCTTACCAAATTCTTGAGAAATTCACACAGGGAAAGGCCGGTTACAAAGATCTGGAAAACTTAAGCGTTCTTGCGAGGGTGATCAAAACCGCTTCGCTTTGTGGGCTTGGAAAAACAGCTCCAAATCCAATTTTGAGCACTTTGAAGTACTTCAAAGACGAATACATTGCACACATCGAAGGAAAATGTCCAAGCGGAATGTGTGTGGCTTTCCGAAAATACGTCATCAAGCCAGAGCTTTGCAAAAGCTGCGGTCTATGCGCAAGATCTTGCCCACAAGGTGCAATAAGTGGCGAAAGAGGAAAGCCTTATGTAATCGATCAAGAAAAGTGCATCAAATGTGGAGTATGCGTCACGAAATGCAAATTCAAAGCTATAGAATTGGTTAGCTGA